In Ammospiza nelsoni isolate bAmmNel1 chromosome 30, bAmmNel1.pri, whole genome shotgun sequence, a single window of DNA contains:
- the GKN2 gene encoding gastrokine-2: MKRFAAALICLGVFWAQTSALNTFVLHDPISNYVTGTMTIHSEEQIVDVHVRSGVYSSDTIFDYTHGYIATRLFSRNACFIMKIKKEIIPDLQEIGRLAFERETMRDVYSPNNVWALFQAGNSRLGHLKDWVLYGKHIENLCTGLPLYELVATEPLTNDDGCASAGIPSILGLKICEELIANEY, translated from the exons atgaagagatTT GCTGCAGCCCTCATTTGCCTGGGAGTCTTTTGGGCTCAGACTTCTGCATTGAAC ACCTTTGTGCTGCACGATCCCATCAGCAACTATGTCACTGGCACCATGACCATCCACAGCGAGGAGCAAATCGTCGATGTCCACGTGCGCTCCGGCGTCTACTCCTCTGACACCATCTTTGACTACACACAT GGGTACATTGCCACCAGGTTGTTCTCACGAAATGCCTGCTTTATCatgaaaataaagaaggaaatcATCCCAGACCTGCAGGAGATTGGACGTCTGGCTTTTGAGAGAGAG ACCATGAGGGATGTATACTCTCCCAATAATGTGTGGGCCCTGTTCCAAGCTGGCAACTCCAGGCTGGGGCATCTTAAAGACTGGGTTCTCTACGGGAAGCACATTGAGAATCTCTGCACAGGGCTGCCTCTCTACGAGCTGGTGGCCACCGAAC CACTAACAAATGACGatggctgtgccagtgctggcaTTCCAAGCATTTTGGGACTTAAAATCTGTGAAGAACTCATTGCAAATGAATATTGA
- the BMP10 gene encoding bone morphogenetic protein 10, whose protein sequence is MDSVVLQLWAVLSLLVHLAACSPILSLEHSSLEEDVPLFDEILSEQDGVDFNTLLQNMKNEFLKTLNLSDIPLHESAKVDPPEYMLELYNRFATDRTSMPSANIIRSFKNEDLDSHPIGVTGTRRYPLLFNVSIPHHEEITMAELRLYTLVERDQRLYEGLDRKVTIFEVLDNIPLGAGEDRKMVALASRHIYGTSSEWESFEVTEAIRRWRRAGLTTHRLEVHIESREGEEHNGEGKLDIDINSEAKHLPLLVVYSDDQSNDRKEEKEELNEMIDHEQFLGLENLEVGNFHDQPGEEALLQMRSNIIYDSTARIRRNAKGNYCKKTPLYIDFKEIGWDSWIIAPAGYEAYECHGVCAYPLTEHVTPTKHAIVKTLVHLKNPQKASKACCVPTKLDPISILYLDAGVVTYKFKYEGMVVSECGCR, encoded by the exons ATGGATTCTGTCgtcctccagctctgggctgtcctCTCCCTCCTGGTCCACCTTGCAGCCTGCAGTCCCATCCTGAGCCTGGAGCACTCTTCCCTGGAGGAAGACGTGCCTCTTTTTGATGAGATCCTCTCCGAGCAAGATGGGGTTGATTTCAACACGCTGCTCCAGAACATGAAAAATGAGTTTTTGAAGACGTTGAACCTCTCCGACATCCCCCTGCACGAGTCGGCCAAGGTGGACCCTCCAGAGTACATGCTAGAGCTGTACAACAGGTTTGCCACAGACAGGACATCCATGCCTTCTGCAAACATCATCAGGAGCTTCAAAAATGAAG ACTTGGATTCCCACCCCATAGGCGTGACAGGAACCCGGAGGTACCCGCTGCTCTTCAACGTCTCCATCCCTCACCACGAGGAGATCACCATGGCAGAGCTGCGGCTCTACACCCTGGTGGAGCGGGACCAGAGGCTCTACGAGGGGCTGGACAGGAAGGTCACCATCTTCGAGGTGCTGGACAACATCCCCCTGGGGGCCGGGGAGGACAGGAAGATGGTggccctggcctccaggcacatcTACGGCACGAGCAGCGAGTGGGAGAGCTTCGAGGTGACCGAGGCCATCCGGCGCTggcgcagggcagggctgaCCACGCACCGGCTCGAGGTTCACATcgagagcagggaaggggaggagcaCAACGGGGAAGGGAAACTCGACATCGACATCAACTCCGAGGCCAAGCACCTGCCCCTGCTGGTGGTGTACTCCGACGACCAAAGCAACGacagaaaggaggagaaggaagagctgAACGAGATGATCGACCACGAGCAGTTCCTGGGCCTGGAGAACCTGGAGGTTGGCAACTTCCACGACCAGCCCGGCGAGGAGGCGCTGCTCCAGATGCGCTCCAACATCATCTACGACTCCACCGCCCGCATCCGCAGGAACGCCAAGGGCAACTACTGCAAAAAGACTCCTCTCTACATCGACTTCAAGGAGATTGGCTGGGACTCCTGGATCATCGCCCCGGCGGGCTACGAAGCGTACGAGTGCCACGGCGTGTGCGCCTACCCCCTGACGGAGCACGTCACGCCCACCAAACACGCCATAGTCAAGACTTTGGTTCACCTGAAGAACCCCCAGAAAGCCTCCAAGGCCTGCTGCGTGCCCACCAAACTCGACCCCATCTCCATCCTCTACTTGGATGCAGGGGTGGTCACCTACAAGTTCAAGTACGAGGGCATGGTGGTGTCAGAGTGCGGCTGCAGATAG
- the ARHGAP25 gene encoding rho GTPase-activating protein 25, with amino-acid sequence MSLKLPRNWDFNLKMDAAKIARSRSVMTADPAALPRPDKLGWLRKQRSIVKNWQLRFFVLRGQQLLYYKDEDEAKPQGCLALQGGSINVLATNPEEGGKFIFEIIPGAPGEQPRAGQEPCVLMASSQAELEEWVKSLRRALGSASGGVFGQCLAHTMAQEQRFGQQLVPMVVQKSAEFILEHGVAEEGIFRLPGQDSLVRQLRDAFDAGERPSFSRDTDVHTVASLLKLYLRELPEPVVPWLQYEDFLLCGQALEADETKGHQELLKQLSLLPRDNYNLLSYICRFLYEIQLNSSVNKMSVDNLATVMGVNLIRPRVEDPAVIMRGTPQVQKVMTVMISDHQKLFPPSKDEPPSPPAPKNEKKAPVPRSSVGWGAAEDPRGPTQRQMGSVLQRDHPNFSSSPCPAATSSVPGEDSEPTATLGTWKTQPRKRTQTLPSRKSFLAAPGDKGRSDVLTGDFWKSSPRPLACEGHKRTLSHDLFKLLDLHRAASCDSNVAESAEGSGSSPSPASSASEKEFLPCFSPCHEPREPGSPAEEPRAGQDSRETLQGVIHKLEKDLEEQRSDYEGQVESLQKENYEVWAKVVRLNQELEQERKRSEELELRLKNTERSREELERKTRMLEEEIKNLTKATSQTGAKTN; translated from the exons ATGTCCCTCAAGCTGCCACGGAACTGGGATTTCAACCTGAAGATGGACGCTGCAAAAATAG CCCGTTCCCGCAGTGTGATGACCGCGGATCCCGCGGCGCTCCCCCGGCCGGACAAGCTGGGCTGGCTGCGCAAGCAGCGCTCCATCGTGAAGAACTGGCAGCTGCGCTTCTTCGTGCTCCgcgggcagcagctgctctacTACAAGGACGAGGACGAGGCCAAGCCGCAG GGCTGCCTGGCTCTCCAGGGGGGCTCCATCAACGTGCTGGCCACCAACCCCGAGGAAGGAGGGAAGTTCATCTTTGAGATCATCCCGG GGGCTCCTGGCGAGCAGCCGCGGGCGGGGCAGGAGCCCTGCGTGCTCATGGCCAGCTCGCAGGCGGAGCTGGAGGAGTGGGTGAAATCCCTGCGGAGGGCGCTGGGCTCGGCCTCGGGAG gggtgttcgggcagtgcctggcacacaccatggcccaggagcagaggtttgggcagcagctggtgccCATGGTGGTGCAGAAGAGCGCCGAGTTCATCCTGGAGCACGGCGTGGCCGAGGAGGGGATCTTCCGCCTGCCCGGCCAGGACAGCCTGGTGCGGCAGCTGCGCGACGCCTTCGACGCCGGGGAGAGACCCTCCTTCAGCAG ggacaccgATGTCCACACCGTGGCCTCCCTGCTCAAGCTGTACCTGCGGGAGCTGCCCGAGCCCGTGGTGCCCTGGCTGCAGTACGAGGAtttcctgctctgtgggcaggCTCTGGAGGCTGACGAGACAAAG GGCCACCAGGAGCTCCTGAAGCAGCTGTCCCTCCTCCCCAGAGACAACTACAACCTCCTGAGCTACATCTGCAG GTTTCTCTATGAAATCCAGCTGAACTCCAGCGTCAACAAGATGAGTGTGGACAACCTGGCCACAGTGATGGGGGTGAACCTGATCAGGCCCAGGGTGGAGGACCCTGCAGTCATCATGAGAG gcACGCCCCAGGTGCAGAAGGTGATGACAGTGATGATCAGCGACCACCAGAAGCTCTTCCCCCCCTCCAAGGACGAGCCTCCCTCCCCACCTGCCCCCAAAAACGAGAAGAAAGCTCCTGTCCCTCGCAGCTCcgtgggctggggggctgcagaggaCCCCAGGGGCCCCACCCAAAGGCAGATG ggctctgtttTGCAGAGGGATCACCCCaatttcagcagcagcccttgcccagctgccacCTCGAGCGTGCCTGGGGAGGACTCAGAGCCCACAGCCACGCTGGGAACGTGGAAAACCCAGCCAAGGAAAAGAACCCAGACTTTACCCAGCAGGAAATCCTTCCTGGCAGCCCCCGGGGACAAGGGCAGGAGTGATGTCCTCACCGGTGACTTCTGGAAGAGCAGCCCACGCCCCCTGGCCTGTGAGGGACACAAGAGAACCTTGTCCCACGATCTCTTTAAGCTGCTGGACCTGCACAGGGCCGCGAGCTGCGACAGCAACGTGGCGGAGAGCGCGGAGGGCAgcggctccagccccagccctgccagcagcgcCTCCGAGAAGGAATTCCTGCCCTGCTTCAGCCCCTGCCACGAGCCAAGGgagcctggcagccctgctgaggagcccagagctgggcaggacagcagggagaCCCTGCAGGGCGTGATCCACAAGCTGGAGAAGGATttggaggagcagaggagtgACTACGAGGGGCAGGTGGAAAG CCTCCAGAAGGAGAACTACGAGGTGTGGGCCAAGGTGGTGAGGCTgaaccaggagctggagcaggagaggaagaggagtgaggagctggagctgaggctgAAGAACACGGAGCGCTCGcgggaggagctggagaggaaaaCCAGGATGCTTGAGGAGGAGATAAAAAACTTAACTAAAGCCACAAGTCAAACTGGTGCCAAAACCAACTAG